In Haliscomenobacter hydrossis DSM 1100, the DNA window CACAAACATGAAGGGGTCGTTGATGCGATTGCGCAAATCACTGACTGTTTTGGCCAGGTCAGCATGGTTGATTTTTATGGTGAGCTCGTGTAAGTCTTTTACGGCTTCGTCGATGCGCGCCCTTAAGGCGATGGTACTTTGATTGATCAGGGACATGTTGATGTGCTAATTTGCTGATTTGCTAATGGGGTAATGTGCCGATGCGCAAATATAAACCTAAATTCATTAATGTACGATGACATTAGTACATTAGCAAATCAGCAAATCAACACATCAGCACATTAACTTTACCAACGGATTAAAGCAGAACCCCAGGTAAACCCACTGCCGAAAGCGGCCAGACAGACCAAATCTCCCGCTTTGACCTTTCCTGCTTCCCAGGCCTCACACAAGGCAATGGGAATAGAAGCAGCGGTGGTGTTGCCATAACGCTGTATGTTGTTCCAAACCTTATCATCACTCAATTTCAGTTTGGCTTGCACAAATTGGCTGATGCGTAAATTGGCCTGGTGTGGTACCAATAAATCGATGTCGTTAGTAGTTAATCCTGTTTTCTTCAAGGCTTCCATGATGACTTCAGGGAATTTTTGTATGGCCATTTTAAAGACAAACTGACCTTCCATCACGGGATAAGTATAGGCATTTTCGATCATGGTTGGATTGACAAACATTTCACCAAATTCAACATCAGGGAATCCAAAGTCAGTTTCAATGGCCATTTTGTTGAAATGATACGCTCCATGTGAACCCGGGCTGATCAAGGCGAGTTTTTCGGCATAAGTCCCGTCTGAATGGAGATGGGTAGTCAGGATACCCTGGTTTTCGTCTTCAGTGGGTTGTAGGACTACGGCTCCGGCACCGTCACCAAAAATGACGGTTACGTTGCGCCCACGAGTGGAAAAATCAAGACCCATGGAATGCATTTCCGAGCCCACCAAAAGTATATTTTTGTACATTCCAGTTTTGATAAACTGGTCGGCAACAGACAGCCCGTAGACAAAACCGGAGCACTGGTTGCGAACATCCAAGGCACCGATTTCCGTTTTGGTAATGCCCAATTCACGTTGCAGCAATACGCCACAACCAGGAAAGTAATAATCTGGGCTTAAAGTGGCAAAGATGATAAAGTCAATTTCTTCTTTGTTAATGCCCGCTCGCTCGATGGCTATTTCAGCAGCTCTAGCCCCCATGGTAGCAGGGGTTTCTTCAAATTTTTTACCATAACGACGTTCTAAAATCCCGGTTCTTTCTTGAATCCACTCATCGCTGGTGTCCATGACCCTGAGCAGGTCTTGATTGGTGACAATGTTTTCGGGTACGTAGTAACCGATGCCACCGATTTTTGACTTTAACATGCCTGATGTATTTACTTGCAAATACTTGCAAAGTTATCTTTTCGCTTAAGTTTTTGGCTGCTTTCCAATTTTTTTTTACTTTCAAGGTGAAATAATTAGGTACCAGTAAAATTTACGACCATGGCCCATATTTTATTAAGCATCGTTGAAGACGAA includes these proteins:
- a CDS encoding 3-oxoacyl-ACP synthase III family protein, with amino-acid sequence MLKSKIGGIGYYVPENIVTNQDLLRVMDTSDEWIQERTGILERRYGKKFEETPATMGARAAEIAIERAGINKEEIDFIIFATLSPDYYFPGCGVLLQRELGITKTEIGALDVRNQCSGFVYGLSVADQFIKTGMYKNILLVGSEMHSMGLDFSTRGRNVTVIFGDGAGAVVLQPTEDENQGILTTHLHSDGTYAEKLALISPGSHGAYHFNKMAIETDFGFPDVEFGEMFVNPTMIENAYTYPVMEGQFVFKMAIQKFPEVIMEALKKTGLTTNDIDLLVPHQANLRISQFVQAKLKLSDDKVWNNIQRYGNTTAASIPIALCEAWEAGKVKAGDLVCLAAFGSGFTWGSALIRW